aataatttctcaaattaaaatattcttaGTACAAAAATGCATAACTGTAACTGAAAATATAGATGAGTTTGTTGTTGAGAGTAGATCTCCCATCATATATCTACGTACTTTCATGAATCAAGAGattagaaattgaaacaactttttgccaaaaaaaaataatttaatatttgaaaattgaggatgaaattttaatacaGTTGGGGATGAATATGAATCTATGATGGTGTGTAAATctacaaaaaccaaaatgaaaagCAACCAACTCCAAACctataactaatttttaaaaataatatattttgacaCAACGAAGTCcataaaatgtaatattaaaatataatagtgTTTTTGGGGTTTGAGTAGAAGAAGAAGCGCGGCGGAgtcaataataacaatattattattcaactATAATATTAAAGAGGATCACGTTCATTGGCCGAACAAATCAACAAGAAAAAACGACAGCGAACCTATAAATGGCCGATTCAATGCATTCACCCAAAGACACCCCATAAAACCAACTTTTCTCACGTCTCTCGCTCTtctaaaaccaaacaaaatcccCCAAGAAacttatataatcaaatttacgTGTCACCGACAAGCATCAATCTTTGGTAAAGGGTCGattgctatatttttattttctttctcaatctaagaatgactttttttaaaaaaatatatatatatcaaaatatttataaaatatacaaaaaaaaataataattaggtATGATAGATATAGAAGACAGTAGATAGAAagtattatgaaattttactatatttttaaaaatattttcaaccgttttaatatttacaatatttttcttttttttttagtttataataatgtaaatggTAGGAATCAAacttataattgaattaaattatgttCATGTTAGTCAACCGTGAAATTATGAGCTTTACGTTAAAGTCTGTCTCCATTAATCactctatttattttcatgaaataAATAACCAACCAAATATGGATGATTTGTATAACTTGCTTAGGGCACTAACATAATAATGCATTAGAAAACTTTTTGACGTAAACAATTGttttaagttgaaaatttagagttGAAATATATCTTGTGTGTCAatatgagcttagctcaactgatACTTGTATGttcttgtgatttttttttataaaatatgctACCAAATAAGAATTTAGGGTTATTCCGTATGTAAGAGAGTAAGTGAGAACTCAATGCTCAACACTTTGATGGTTCTATTGAGAAAATCTTCCTTCTCCACGGTGGAGAGAAGTTCATCTGTGTGGTATGTGATGGGAGCCCAGACTTAAAAGGAAGTCTTAAGTTAACTATAACTAAAGTGATGGTTTTATGTAAGGGTTGAAAGGAAAATCTATCAATTAAATGGCTAACTCTTTTTATACATAATGGTGAGATTTATCTTCATTTGGCACACCAACTCTTACACAATAGGTGAAGTGACAATGAATTGGGTTACCACTTACCAGTTTTTGTGCCTCTCTAAACTCTTTACTTGTTATATACTATCATGTTTAGTTGATATATATGTTACCTTGTCTTTAACATTGTTGTATTTTGACTATTGTGTATTTCATGTTAGATTccctttaaaatttaagttgaaaTGCTTATGttcatatttatgttttcCCATCCCTAGCGAACCAAATCACTAGGAATCTACTTCTTctatgtaataaaaaaaaatcaaaatttaatctctcaatttgaattaacaagagcaataacaataattttcatactATGTGATCTAAAAGTAACTTGAAGAAAAGAcagttttatctttttgttatatatggatataaaattttgaacttttaaatgcaaaattatattaaatagcACAAAATTGGAagtcaaatttttataaatatttttttaaaattaagcttaaaaggatatattatttaatttttaaagttattgagctaaaattataaattgaattatgtATGTAGATGGAATGGAACCAACctataatagaaaaagaaaagaaaaggaaaaccaCTGATGGAAAGGCTttcatttattcttctttgcaCGGTTGAAATCGAAGTCCGGTTTGTAACCCAAcctttgtgaaaaaaaaagaaggaaattcTGTAAAACCATCTCATTGGTCTGTGACCTTTATGCGGGTGATCCTATCAATATTTACACGACCGCTCTAGCTATAAGATGAACAAACCGCTTTGTATCACTTGCGCCTTGCTTCCGAGCGAGCGAGCGAAGGCGATCTCTTCTTCGGATTAGGGTTTCAGATTAGTAAGGTTCTCTCGGGGTTCCTCGTGAAAATGGGTGGAGGGAACGGCCAAAAATCGAAGATGGCCCGCGAGAAGAACATGGAGAAGCTGAAAGCTGCTTCTAAGGGCgagtttttctctctctctctaattcTTCGCTTTTATTTAgcgacaattttttttgttggagtATTTTTGTTAGATTTCTCGGCGGATATCTACTAACCAACGTGAAGACTATGTGAGgatgaaattattttgattgtttagtTCTGTTTTGGGATCCGTGGGGGTTGGGGTAGGTTAGCTGCTGAGTTGATTGTTTGAGTGAGTTTTTTCGGTTCATATTTTGAgggttttgtttcttttgttatcaGGAAGTCAGCTTGAAGCAAACAAGAAAGCAATGTCTATTCAGGTACGTCTTGACAATGTTTGATGCTAATTTATATGTAGACAGTTGAATTAGTTGCTCTATTGATGGCAATGATTTTGGCCCACGCTCATCTCTGTAGTGTCtaagggatttttttttccttctttgtgCCGCTTGTACTTCAATTTCTAAATTGTGCTggacatttttcttttttagccACGTTGCGCTATATTGAATTTCACATTCAATAGATGAGTGTTTTCAATTAGATAGTATGGTGGGCACCTTACATGCAATTATAATGCTGATTGCTGGTTTTCAATTACTAAGATGAAAACTATGAGTTATTAAATGTGAGAAAACAAgcacaattttcaaaatctaaaattaaaaacaaaatggtacCAAACAGAGCTGAAGTAAATCTTCCAGTCATCTTCAGGAACTTACCATTAGTGTTATGAACTATGAAGTGCCGAGTACACACACATAGCTAAGTTGGGTGGGCCTGCAGTTAATGTGATGGTTAAAAGCAAGTAAAacttaaagtttaaagttttcaTGGTAGGACATGCTTCGGGTCTGACAATCTCATAGCCACTGGCCATGTAGAAGAAATAACCTGCGGTTCCACCATCATTCTTTTGTCctgattttaaaacttacgTCTTTTATCATTCGATTCCACACCTATTCTAGGATGCTCTTGGGGTATCTTGTCGATTGATGAATTACTTATATTATTTGTGCTTCGGCATTATACGactaaaataaagatttgttTAAACCGAACTTTGGAGTTTGGACATCATAATCAATGCTTTTtacaatgttatttttttaagccTGCGACTTTCTGAGCTCCCCATAGGTTTTTGTTGCTCATGGAGTATTCAGAAGAGTGTTGTATTGACAATATTTGCTACTGTTGTGTAGCTTTTATATCATTTACACTTAGATATTCTTTCCTTGTGGCTGGTTATGAAAGGGAATAGGTCATTTGAGTTTTAAGTTTTGCTTACACCAGATTCCATGGTTATGTTTCAAGCATTTTCTGTGAAACTGAATGCAGTGCAAGGTATGCATGCAAACCTTTATCTGCACGACGTCTGAGGTCAAATGCAGGGAACATGCTGAGGCAAAGCACCCGAAATCTGATGTCCACACTTGTTTCCCAcatcttaaaaaatgaaagaataaacaagaaagaatACTGTCAAGGCACGCTCTGATAGCAACCTCCTCGCCTCATTGTTTAGATGTGAATCTTTGCCATTTCGACTCTGTAGCAGGATGCATGATTTCTTGTCTTGAACTGTGTTTGCACGCTATTTGGTGTGTTTATTTATGGTATTGCTCCCCATGTATCAGAAAATTGGctttgaattaatatattagTGGTATATTTTCCATGGTCTTGTTTAACTGGCGTAGAACTAACCGTTAGATGGTTTACTCGAGCTTCTTCCATGAATTTACACGGTAGTTTTGTTATCTTACGAAATTTGAATTCGACCAATTTACTGAGATTTTATTTCTCGCATGATGAACAGCTTTCATGTTGGATATATCTTAAAATTCATGATCCTGTCAAAtagatttgtaatttaaaaacggaaagaaagatgaaaaataactACTAGACATATAATTGGAAGGTGGTAAGATCAATTACACACTTGCTGAAGTTATTAAAACTCTGGTAGTTTAACTTGCCATTATGACCGTATATTAATGGTCTTGGAAGAACAATTTACGAAGAATTTGGCAATACTTTGAAGCGTTGAATGCGTCAGCATACACACTTCAGAATTTGCACATAACATATAGTTTCTCCAGAACAATGAAAAAGCgacttcaaaaaataatatagaagTCCTTTTTAGCTTCAGTTTCTTAAACTATAATACAAGGCAGCTCGTATTTCTGTAGTAACATCAACACTTAAACATCCCATAGCCAATATAACACTATAGGTTATGCATTACTCCAcataattaatctaattacTACTACTGTGTTCGCATCCTGCTATTTTCAGCAGCCCTCACTTGGGAGAAATATGGATGTGCCTGCAAACATATAAAAGCCAAACTATTAGCATCACTTCTGAAATGCGCTATGATACTTGTTAAAATATAGAAGCTCAAGTCTAAAATCCTGGTGGCCCATTtatgtaatgaatttttttctgaATGAGAAATCAATGGAGATCTCACAAAATCAATCAGCAAAATGCATCCACTCTAGTTTGGAATGAAATAACACAATATTTATTGGCAGTCCTTGAATCTATTGAGTTATGGATGTATTGAAGAaagatgcaaatatataaacaataaaaaaaaaactaggaATGCAAATGTGCAAATATTAACCTTGATTGAAACTAGAAAAGGATCCACATCACGATATGTGTGTTGTATACAGTAGTTTtactatttatgaaaatgcaaTGGCTTGGGAGGAAAAGGAACTGTTTATTCTCTTCTccctaataattaaatttatttatttattttactagaAAAGGAACAggtattgttttttgtttgaagaaaaaaaagggagcaAGAggaatttaatctttttcacTTAACAGTTTTCATATGAATAACTTAGTCTTACTCGCCTAAATCCAATGCATCAAAGGTTCCCAGCAGGCTTTAGatagaaacaagaaaatacaatCAACAAGCTCTTAATTAGCAATTTTGATGGGGAAAGTTATAAATAAGAATTCAAATACCATGGCTTCTCTTGCTGTAAGCCTATCCTGGTGATCGTATCGAAGAAGCTTATCGAGAAAATCAATAGCCTGTATTAGGAAAGAGAAATCaatgttagaaaaatattcaatatttcaaagaaCGTTTCTCAACGTTATGTTGAGAAATTTTAAGAACGTTCCACTCTTTCAACTCAAGAAATTCTCATTcatatggaaaaagaaaaagattatgtCAGATAACACAATGGTAAAGGCTTTGATTTCAAAGTATGGTTGGAAAGAAACCAAAGGATATTTGAAGATAGGCATTGCTCTTGGCCAGGTGGGTTCGAGTCAGCTCATCAGTCATCTCAAAGCCTCTCTTTGTCTTTTCTCTCCAAttcttttgatgatttttctaaGGTAACTAATAACGATACATATGCCATAACTTTCAAATAACCAAAGGAAGGTTACCTCGGGAGAAACAAGATGTTGATTGTCtgcatttataaatttagaccACGGCTTTCTGCTAT
This DNA window, taken from Cucumis sativus cultivar 9930 chromosome 6, Cucumber_9930_V3, whole genome shotgun sequence, encodes the following:
- the LOC101207985 gene encoding uncharacterized protein At2g23090: MGGGNGQKSKMAREKNMEKLKAASKGSQLEANKKAMSIQCKVCMQTFICTTSEVKCREHAEAKHPKSDVHTCFPHLKK